The DNA window CTTTAGGTTTATGTTAAACTATGAGGTTGTGGTCTAGGGGATAAATCTGTTTGAAAGGCTTGCACATTTTTATCCTGTTTTATGTGGTCTGGCCAGATGATGATAATCTGCTGCTTCCATGTTTCTAGGCTGGACAGAGCATTTTATTGTGAAGATTAATGAAGGTCAGAGCAAACGTATAAAGTGCATGGCACACAAGTGCAATGCCATTTGTGATGAGGCTATTGTCAGAAATCTTGTTAGTAAAAAACATCCTGATTTGGCAGAAAAATTTGACCGGATTCTGCTTGAGTCCTATATTGAAGATAACAAGAGAGTTAAATGGTGCCCTAGCACACCTCATTGTGGAAATGCCATACGTGTTGAGGATGATGAGTTCTGTGAGGTTGAATGCTCGTGTGGCTTACAATTTTGTTTCCATTGCTTAGCTGAACCACATTCACCTTGTTCATGTTTGATGTGGGAACTGTGGATCAAGAAATGTCGTGATGAATCAGAAACTGTTAATTGGATTACAGTTCATACAAAGCCTTGTCCTAAGTGCCACAAACCTGTGGAGAAGAATGGTGGGTGCAATCTTGTGAGCTGTATATGCGGACAAGCATTTTGGTGAGATATTTTAGAAATCTTACTTCAGTATTTAATTCGTTTGACTGATGTGTTTCATCTGCAAGAATTTTCTCTTTTTGCTTGTAGCATCCTTCCACAAACACCTTCTCCctaagaaaaaaattgattagttgtttttctctcttttattttcttgagaAATTTGCAATCACTGGTAATGATTGGTTTCAAAATATAGTTTtgacttaggccttgtttgatgtgggttatttgagattaattttcaaataacccattgTCCAATCAACGATtactcatcaatcacatcaacaaccaaaattttaaaatacccttgatttaataaaaattaataatatatttataccccTACGGTCTTTTCACCAAAATAATCtgattttcaataacctacatAAAActagattattttgaaataaccacttggttattcaaacaaggccttgctctaatactaaaataccatctaattaaaacataataatcatatattttttcattatatatatatacccttaatgtctttttaccaaaataatctaattttcaataacccacatcaaacaagaacCACTTGGTTATGCATTTAACCCAAGATCAAATAAGGCCTGGGTCTACatttgtattgaatttaaaagCTATGTGTTTGAATTAAGTGATAATTTGCTGTCCTTTTATTGCAGTTGGCTCTGTGGTGGTGCGACTGGGCGAGATCATACTTGGTCACAAATAAGTGGTCATAGTTGTGGCCGTTACAAAGAAGACGAACAAAAGAAGTCAGAACGTGCTAAAGAGGAGCTACATCGTTACATACATTATCATAGTCGGTATAAAGCTCATACAGATTCATTCAAACTTGAATCTAACTTGAAAGAGACAGTGAAAGAGAAGGTTTCAATTCTGGAGAATATGGACTCCAGTATAAAAGATTTTACCTGGATTACAAATGGGCTTAACCGACTTTTTAGATCAAGGAGGATTCTTTCATATTCTTACCCGTTTGCATTTTATATGTTTGGAGATGAATTGTTTAAAGATGAGATGACAgctaaagaaagagaaataaagCAAGATTTGTTTGAGGATCAGCAACAACAATTTGAAGCCAACGTGGAGACACTGTCAAAATTTATAGAAGAGCCGTTTGAACAACATGATGAGAAGAAACTTATGGATATAAGGATGCAAATTATTAACCTATCTGTTATTGTGGATAATCTTTGCAAGAAAATGTGAGTTATTAAGCTCTGGACATTACTATTCCTGTTAAGGTCCTCAAAATTCTCTGATGTTATTTGCTTAACCCCTTTGCAGGTATGAATGCATTGAAAGTGATTTGCTAGGTTCGCTTCAGTTTGGTATCCATAACATATCCCCATACCATTCCAAAGGCATTGAGAAGGCTGCAGAACTTTCTATATGTCATTATCCTACTGACACCAAAGCTGAGAAGCGTCCAgttcatgatgatgatgacacGAATGGTAAAATATTTCCGTTTGCTGTCtactattaatattattttggatTCTATGTTTTTGAAGTGAGTGTAATAAACTGTTGGTGTTTTTCTCTTCACCAAATTAGTAATCCTTGTAGGAGTCAGTCATCTTATTCACACAATGATTCAATGAACCTACATCACTTTTGGAAACATTATGCTGGTGTAATATATGGTCAAACCTCTTACCTTTAAGATCTGCAAACACAATAAATGATAGACAAATTCAtctcttagagcttgtttgatgtagtttgttttttgacaaaaaattcttatttgatgaaaagtgaggataatttggtattttggttgatgattttgattgatgatgggataaggGTTTATTTGGATACTGAAACAAGTCCCTTGTAATGTTTGTCTGTTGGAGACAATGATGTCTTACCTGGTTTCGCCTTTTGCTGAACAGAACTTTGGATCTATGACATCTCTAAATTTGTCCTTTTTTgtttgttctattttttttcttgtaggAGGaggtacaaaaaaaaattccagGCCTTCAGGGTCTAATGATTCGGGAGATGATGGATGCGGGTCTAGGACGAAACGGAGTAGAAAGGAAACTATTGACATAAGCATGATAGATCTCAACTTGCCAGCAGAGGCGGTTGATGGGAACTAAACCTTTTTGGAGTTGCTATATCTCTCTCATGTAAAGAGACCAAATTTGTACAGCTCTGACTTAAAAAGGTGACTTTTCATCTCTTTTCTtgtaatataattattgacAGGCTGCTGAAAGCATTTCAGATGGCTCAATCTTCCTTTTCCTTATGACATTATTTtgtctaatttattttgaatatataggTAATGTGTTTTAAATATTTGGGGGATAGAGTCTTATTGGAGCTTATTCGGTTAGATAACCTTCTGATTGGGCTCATTTTTTGGTGATAAATTTGTCAATTTGTCTGAAGTTGGTGTAAAATGAGAGCCTCCATGGAGAATATGTGAATACTTCTGAGGGTTGGAGTTATTGCCAAAGATGGTGTTCAAACATTCAGTTTAGTTCAGTCTCTATAAATGAGAACCTATTTGaaacatttttctttaattttaattttttcatttgagaAATAGAATTGTGGctgaattatgattttaaatttttctgAGATAGATATTTTTCTTACAGCTTTTTGTTATGCATTATCTTTATAGTAAACCATAAAACTCTTTGGTAAATGTTTGATACTGAGATTTGGTGACACTTTAAACTCTCTTAGGTTAAACTTGTCATATTTGGAAATAGGAATCTTTCTATGAATTTGGTTTTTAGTTTGATAGATgccttatttgaaaacactctTACTTTTGGATCCAACCCTACGAGAGTAGTTAAGTAGAAAGATTCTTGTCTAAGAGGTCAAATGTCTAATGTTTGATCTTATGAAAAACACAA is part of the Impatiens glandulifera chromosome 1, dImpGla2.1, whole genome shotgun sequence genome and encodes:
- the LOC124919578 gene encoding probable E3 ubiquitin-protein ligase ARI2; amino-acid sequence: MDDYVTSEEDHYYSDRDSLNGLENEESEWATSKGPSSKVIKQESLLAVQRQSLHQVMEMVSVREHHARTLLIHYRWDVENLLAVLVEKGKACLFSEAGVTFVDHVDIGSSKTSSLIMCDICMEDVPGNEVTKGDCGHGFCNSCWTEHFIVKINEGQSKRIKCMAHKCNAICDEAIVRNLVSKKHPDLAEKFDRILLESYIEDNKRVKWCPSTPHCGNAIRVEDDEFCEVECSCGLQFCFHCLAEPHSPCSCLMWELWIKKCRDESETVNWITVHTKPCPKCHKPVEKNGGCNLVSCICGQAFCWLCGGATGRDHTWSQISGHSCGRYKEDEQKKSERAKEELHRYIHYHSRYKAHTDSFKLESNLKETVKEKVSILENMDSSIKDFTWITNGLNRLFRSRRILSYSYPFAFYMFGDELFKDEMTAKEREIKQDLFEDQQQQFEANVETLSKFIEEPFEQHDEKKLMDIRMQIINLSVIVDNLCKKMYECIESDLLGSLQFGIHNISPYHSKGIEKAAELSICHYPTDTKAEKRPVHDDDDTNGGGTKKNSRPSGSNDSGDDGCGSRTKRSRKETIDISMIDLNLPAEAVDGN